The Parus major isolate Abel chromosome 5, Parus_major1.1, whole genome shotgun sequence genome contains a region encoding:
- the FJX1 gene encoding four-jointed box protein 1: protein MKRARRAAPGPLPVLGLLLLGALPGLWTVLLRREAAALPEPRPPAGQPPGRWGWGRSPAARGESGGGGQKTFRTLLAVPAAATDREERDGEERLAVTDSQPPADTASPVERGIFWSRELEEQVPPGFAAEEAAAWLSAARAARVASLERGGCGRSSNRLALLSDGSRACVRYGINPEQIQGEALSYHLAGVLGMQERLPPMALALVEARGRQWEPVREELRGSHWAEGAVVSLTRWVDNLTAVVAPAPWGAEAGAGRRLQPLSAGELVGLPPSQLVELVQWSDLILFDYLTANFDRLVSNLFSLQWDPRVMRRATSNLLRAPDGGLVFMDNEAGLVHGYRLLAMWDPYNEPLLRSVCVFREGTARRVAELHRRRSAAAELRRRYRAREPLWARLGFLSERQAELLQARVDFVHRHIAHCRAQAAVL, encoded by the coding sequence ATGAAGCGGGCGAGGCGGGCCGCGCCGGGCCCCCTGCccgtgctggggctgctgctcctgggcgCCCTGCCGGGGCTCTGGACGGTGCTGCtgcggcgggaggcggcggcgctGCCGGAGCCGCGCCCGCCCGCCGGGCAGCCCCCGGGGCGATGGGGCTGGGGGCGCTCCCCGGCGGCGCGGGGCGAGTCCGGCGGCGGCGGGCAGAAAACTTTTCGGACGCTGCTGGCGGTGCCGGCGGCGGCGACGGACCGGGAGGAGCGGGACGGCGAGGAGCGGCTCGCCGTGACCGACTCGCAGCCGCCGGCCGACACCGCCTCTCCGGTGGAGCGGGGCATCTTCTGGAGCCgtgagctggaggagcaggtgCCGCCGGGCTTCGCGgcggaggaggcggcggcgTGGCTGTCGGCCGCCCGCGCAGCCCGCGTGGCCTCGCTGGAGCGGGGCGGCTGCGGGCGCAGCTCCAACCGGCTGGCGCTGCTGTCGGACGGGAGCCGCGCCTGCGTCCGCTACGGCATCAACCCGGAGCAGATCCAGGGCGAGGCGCTCTCGTATCACCTGGCCGGGGTGCTGGGCATGCAGGAGAGGCTGCCGCCCATGGCCCTCGCCCTGGTGGAAGCCCGCGGGCGGCAGTGGGAGCCGGTGCGCGAGGAGCTGCGCGGCTCGCACTGGGCCGAGGGCGCCGTGGTCAGCCTGACCCGCTGGGTGGACAATCTCACCGCCGTGGTGGCTCCCGCGCCCTGGGGCGCCGAGGCGGGCGCCGGCCGGCGGCTGCAGCCGCTGTCGGCGGGGGAGCTGGTCGGGCTGCCGCCGTCGCAGCTGGTGGAGTTGGTGCAGTGGAGCGACCTGATCCTCTTCGACTACCTGACGGCCAACTTCGACCGCCTGGTCAGCAACCTCTTCAGCCTGCAGTGGGACCCGCGGGTGATGCGCCGCGCCACCAGCAACCTGCTCCGCGCCCCCGACGGCGGGCTCGTCTTCATGGACAACGAGGCGGGGCTGGTGCACGGCTACCGCCTCCTCGCCATGTGGGACCCCTACAACGAGCCGCTGCTGCGCTCCGTGTGCGTGTTCCGCGAGGGCACGGCCCGCCGGGTGGCCGAGCTGCACCGCCGCCGCAGCGCTGCCGCCGAGCTGCGCCGCCGCTACCGGGCGCGGGAGCCGCTCTGGGCGCGCCTCGGCTTCCTCTCCGAGCGCCAGGCCGAGCTCCTGCAGGCCCGCGTCGACTTCGTGCACCGCCACATCGCCCACTGCCGCGCACAGGCCGCCGTGCTCTGA